From the genome of Natronococcus sp. CG52:
GGCACGTGAACTCAACGGGAGTACAGTAACTGTTGTCGGGATGGGAGCGATCGGAGAGCGGACGCTCGAACTGCTCGAGCCGCTCGACGTTGAGCGGATCGGAATCCGCAATTCCCCCGAGAAAGGTGGTCCCGCTGACGAGATTTTCGGGTACGATAGCGACATCCATGCGGCATTCGCGCGAACCGACTATCTGGTACTCGCGTGCCCGTTGACGGATACAACTGAGGGGTTGATCAACGATGAGGTCTTCACGACCCTACCACCAGACGCGGTCATCGTAAACGTTGCCCGCGGTCCAGTCGTCGATACCGATGCACTACTCGCGGCGGTGCAAAAGAATGCTATCCGCGGTGCTGCACTTGACGTGACCGACCCAGAGCCGCTGCCACAGAACCACCCGCTGTGGGACTTCGAGAACGTACTGATAACGCCGCACTATTCGGGCCACACCGAAGAATACTGGGAGCGGCATACGGATATCATGGTTCGTAACGTCGAACGTATCGAAGCAGAAGGATACGACACCGAGTTCGAAAATCAGGTCGCCACTCCCGGAGAGTAACGCTGCAGAAGGAGAGTCTCCATCGGTTCGCTGGCATCCTTCCCAGGAATCGAACCCGACATTACGGTACTGAATTGTCGTATCGGCTTGCCGAAATAGTAAGGACTATCGGGTGAGCGCGACCAGCACCGGTATGCGACGCGTTCGATTCAGAGACTTAGCTGGCGCGACTCGTACCGGTGTATGGACCGACGATGGAATCGAGTTCGGAGCGGAAACGTACGATCCGGACGAAGTGGACATTCTTCCGCCGAGCGATCCGTCGAAGATCGTCTGCATCGGATTGAACTATGCCGATCACGCGGAAGAGGAAGGGATGGAGTTGCCCGACCGTCCGATGCTCTTTCTCAAACCGCCGAACACGGTCGCCGGCCACGGAGATACGATTACGCTACCAGCGGGGAAAGAGACCGTCGAATTCGAAGCCGAGTTCGGCGTCGTCATCGGCGAACAGTGTCGGAACGTCCCCGAGAACGAGGCGATGGATGTTGTGGAGGGATTCACCTGCATAAACGATGTCTCTAACCGTGACGATCAGCGGCAGGAACAAAACTGGATTCGCGGAAAGGCGTTCGATGACGCCGCACCGATCGGTCCAGTCGTCGCGACGCCGGACGAAGTTCCTGACGACGCACGTATCGAACTCCGGCTTAACGGTGAGACCCGTCAGGAATCGACTATCGATGAGTTCATTTTCTCAGTACCGGAGTTGATCGCCGAAATCACGGCGTACATGACTCTCGAGCCGGGCGACGTCATTTCGACGGGGACCACTGCGGGCGTCGGAGCGCTCTCTGATGGGGATCGTGTCGAAGTCGAAGTCGAAGGGATCGGAACCCTCGAGCACGACGTCCGAGAGATCTAAGGCATCGGCGATTCCGTTTTTACGCAATCGAATCGTGATGAAAGGAATGTGACGACGGTGAGACGTCGGCTCGTTCTACTAAAGCACGTCCTCGTTGACTGGATTCGTCGGCGTTTCGTTCTCGAGCACCGAAACGACGTCTCCTGCGATAGTACTCCGCATGTCGACAATCGACTCCTCGGAGTACCACGCGACGTGGGGCGTTAACACCGTTTCCTCGAGATCGAAAAGCGGGTGATCTTCCGGAGGCTCCTCGGGCATTACGTCGAGACCGGCACCACGGAGTTCGCCGTCGCTGAGCGCGTCGTGGAGTGCATCAACATCGATCGTCGGCCCGCGAGATGTGTTAACGATGACCGTGTCGTCGTCCATTGCGGCGAAGGCCTCTTCGTCGAACATTTCTCGGGTTTCGTCGGTCAGTGGCGTGTGCACCGATATGATATCGGATCGGTCGAGGAGTTCCTCGAGCGAGACCTTCTCGACGCCGTGCTCAGCCATTTCCGCTTCGTCGACATAGGGGTCGTAGGAAATCGGTTCAAGCCCGAACGGTTCCGCCTTTTTGGCAACTTCTTTCGGGATTTTGCCAAACCCTGCAAGTCCGAGCGTTCGTCCCCGGAGGCGATAGATGGGCCGTCCGTTCGTCCAGTCCCAAGTCCGAGACTCGATCTCGGCAGTGAACTGGGCCGTTCGACGCTCGACCGATAGAATGAGTGCCATCGTGTGTGTCGGTACCTCGTCAAGGCAGTAATCGGGGACGTTGAGCGCGACGACGTCGTGATCGGTCGCCGCTTCGAGATCGATCGTGTCGACCCCGATACCGTATCGTCCCACCGCCTGTATCTCGGGACCGGCTTCGAAAACCTCCCGTGTGATCGGCGCGTACTGATTCAAGAGTGCATCGGGACGAACGTCTTTGACCGCCTCGATGACTTCGGCTTCGGTTTCCGCCTGCGCTTCAGCGATTTCGATGTCGGCGTCCGACAAATGGTCGCGTTCGATGGAAAGATCCGGAAAGTCGAAATCCGTGACTAGTATCGTGTGAGTCATCCTATGCCAGTGTTTCTCCGAAACCAAAAAAGAATTTCGGACGCAAAGCCGGTGAATCTGCTCGATTCCGCCGGCAAGGTAGTGGTCGCCGTTCGAATGAGATGAAAGAGTGAGCGCCACAGCTATAGTAGCCACTGAAAGTCAGTGCACACCCGATCGCACGACGGGAGCGCGGTTCTCGCTTGCTTCGCTCGCTCCGAACCGCGGACAGTGCGATCGGCGTGGAAACCGTTTCAGTTGGTACTATAGGCAGGAAAGCGGAGTCAATCGAATTCGGAGGGTTGTAGGAAAGGGAAACGGCGATAGTTCCGGGGTATGGCCGGAAATTCACATCAGGACTTACTCTTACTGAACCGAATCCCCGTCGTCCAACCAACGTAAAGGTAGCTACACCGTTATGACCGGGTTCGAGAGGGTACCGATCGACTCGATGTCGATCGTAACGAGGTCCCCCTCCTGCAGCGTGAACTCTTCAGGCGGGACGAGCGACGTCCCTGTGAGGAGAACCGAGGCTTCCGGGACGGAATTGTTTCGAGTGTAGTAAGAGACGAGCTCCTCGCAGGTGCGGTCCATCTCGCTAGTCGACGTTTCACCCGTATAGACCGTTTCCCCGTCGCGCTCGATCGTCATCGACAGCGTCAGGTCGTGAGGGTCGCCAATCGTCTCCGGCGAAACGATGCACGGTCCGATCGAACAGCAACGGTCGTAGACTTTCGCTTGGGGCAAATACAGCGGATTTTCTCCTTCAATCGATCTGCTACTCATGTCGTTACCGATCGTGTATCCGACCGGTTCTCCATTGTAGAGCACGATCCCCAGCTCGGGTTCGGGGACGTCCCAGTCGGAGTCGGTCCGAATACCGACCGCCTCGTCGGGACCAACCGTCCGATTCGGCGTCGCTTTGAAGAAGACCTCCGGTCGCTCGCTCTCGTACACGTTGAGATACATTTCCGGCATCCCGCTTTCGGATTCCCGTGCTTCTTCGCTGATTTGATACGTAACGCCTGCGGCCCATACTTCCGCGGCCTCGATGGGTGCGAGCGGTTCATCGAGCGACGTTGTCACCGCCTCGGCGTCTGTGAGCAATTGATCCGTAAGTTCATCGATCGACTTTCCAACGACGTCGGCCGTCCTGGCGAGACCGGTAAACGACGTGAGGGAATCGGTTATCGCAGTGAGGTCGTACGTGGTGCCATCGTGATCGACGATCAGTCGCTGACCGCTATCGGTCGATACGTGAAAGTATCGCATACCAGAAATAGTTCTGGGTATTCCGTAATAGTTTTTGCCCCTTGTGGCGGCGAGCGGTATCGGCATTTCGAGTCACGGCTTTGACTCAACCGGGTGTAACCAACCGAGCATCTAATCAGGGCTACCTCGAAATCGATACATTAAGGAAGCGAGTTGCGAATATCATGATATGTCTCGACAAGGGACAGACAGTCACGTATCAGTCGACGGAAAGCGTACAGTTGTTGTCGGCGGAACGAGCGGCATCGGTCGCGCCATCGCGCTTGCGTTCGCCGAGGATGGCGCTGATGTCGTTGCTTCAAGCCGAACGCAGTCGGCGGTCGAAGAGGTTGCGGCGGAGCTTCGTGAGCGAGGGGCCGATACGATCGAACAGTGTTGTGACGTCACGGACCGGGAATCATTGATCGAACTACGCGATGCCGTCGTTAACGAATTCGGCGGTGTCGACGTACTCGTCGCCTCTCCAGGAGCAATAGCCCGGGAATCGATCACTGAAATCGCCGACGAGGCGTGGAACCACGTCCTCGAGATACAGTTGACCGGTGTCCACCGGGCTTGCCAACTCTTCGAACCGGCGATCGAAGAGGGGAGTATCATTACGATCTCCTCGATGTCCCCGCAGCGGTCGATGCCAAACCTCGCCGCGTACTCCGCCGCGAAGGGCGGAATCGATGCGTACACCCGAGTGGCTGCGAAGGAGTTTGGCCCGGACATCCGCGTGAACGGCCTTCGGCCGGGATTCTTCCTGACCCCTCAGACCGAAGACGCCTACGCCGAAGGGTCCTCTCGACGAAAAGGCGTCGAACATCAGACCGAAGTAGGCCGAATCGGTCAGCCTCAGGAACTCGCCGGCGCAGCGATTTACCTGGCGAGCGACTCGGCCTCGTACACGACCGGCGAGATTCTCACCGTCGACGGCGGTTTCTCGAACAGCGCGTTTCAGGAGTGACGACTGCCAACGTCGCTAAAGCTGTCTCGAGACTGTAGTTCGCGCGTCGCGTTCGCCGATTTCAGCCGGTTTTTCGAGAGCTGCCTGAAGCAAGACAGAAGATAGGCAATACATCTCTCGTGCACTCGATAGTCGGACGGTCACGACCACAACTTCCAGTCACATCACAGTCAACCGCCGTGACAGGCGTGTAGAGAGGAAACGACTGCTGGCGTTTACAGGCGGTCTAGGAGAATGCCCTGGGGCTTGACCTTGAGGCGATTCACCAATCCCACAGAATTATAACTACCCCTGGGTATGATCTTCACATGCAAGCGCTAACCAAGACTGCGCGAGAGTATGGTTCGATGGAACTGAGAGAGTACCCGGTCCCAGAGCCAGGTCCGAACGAAGCGCTCATCGAGGTCGACTACGCCGGACTCTGTGGTAGCGATGCGGGAATCTACAAGTTTAAGTCGGCGTTCGAGCGAATGGATCTCCCGACGATCACAGGCCACGAGTATACCGGCCACATCGTCGAAACCGGAGATGAGGTCACGGATTTCGAGCCTGGCGACCAGGTCGTTGAGCGACCGATCCGCGGTTGCGGTTCGTGCTACCAGTGTAAATCCGGTAACGAGAACGTCTGCCAGGACGCGGTGATCACAGGCGTCGATCACGATGGTGCGTTTGCGGGATACATTAGCGTTCCAGAATCCGAACTTCAGGCCGTCCCTGACAGTATCAACCCGAGAAACGCCGCTATCGTCGAACCGACGAGCATCGCCGCAAGAGCCGTTATCGAGAACTCACGAGTTAGACCCGCCGACCGAGTACTGGTTGCGGGTCCCGGTCCGATCGGTCTACTGACTGCACAGATCGCTGATGCACAGGGGGGCGAGGTTCTCGTTGCTGGCGTCGAGCAAGATTCGTCATACCGACTCCCGCTCGCGCGCGAACTCGGATTCGAAACCGTCGACGTCGAAACCGAGGACGCCGACGCCGTCTTTGAGAACCGAACCGACGGGATCGGATTCGATGTCGTGTTTGATACGACCGGCCATCCCTCGGGACTGACGATGTCAGCTGATGCCGTCCGAAAGGGAGGACAGATCGTCTTGATCGCGCTGACCGGCGAAACGACGATGTCGTACTCGCCGCTGGTTCGTTCGGAAACCGACCTCCAGTGTTCTTACGCGTCGATGTGGGAAGACTTCGAGCGATCCCTCCGACTGATCGATTCCGGCGTAATCGACTGCGAGACGTTCGTCGATACCCGGTTCTCCGTTCGAGATGAAGACGAGGCGTTCGAAGCGTTCCTCGCAGGCGAGACGTGCAAGCCCGTCTTCGACCTCTCCGAGTGTCGCGAATAACGGCTACTTGTCCGTCTGTGTGCAACCCAAGTAAGGCCTGACAACACCGGAAATCGATGGTGGATCGATCTACCGGAGTTCCCACGATTCTAGATAAAAAGGGATGAAGCAGTCTACAACTCCCGTCCACGACGGCCTTGCTAGATTAGTGGGAAAGGGAAGTTTTAGTATGACGTAACATATCGTGGATAGTTGAGGTATGAACTACCGCAATCTCTCAGATCCGAATGCAACGTATACGATGCGAAACCTCTCGTCGGAAACAATGGGTCTTAAAAACACCCGGGCTGGGCCCCGAGACCTCGAGATCACCGATATACAGACCACGATCGTTGAGGGGAACTACCCATGGACGTTAGTGCGCGTCTACACGGACGCCGGTATCGTCGGCGACGGCGAGTCCTACTGGGGTGCGGGAGAGCCAGAAATCATCGAGCGAATGTCGTCCTTTCTAATCGGCGAGAACCCGACCGACATCGACCGCCTGTATGAACACCTCGTCGAAAAGCTCGCTGGCGAAGGGTCAATCTCCGGAAAGGTGATTTCTGCCATCTCCGGGATTGAAATCGCGCTTCACGACATCACCGGAAAGGCTCTCGGTGTTCCGGCGTACCAGCTGCTCGGGGGCAAGTACCGTGACGAGGTTCGGGCCTACTGCGATTGTCATGCTGGCGACGAAGCTGAT
Proteins encoded in this window:
- a CDS encoding D-2-hydroxyacid dehydrogenase, with protein sequence MGSGTPDIVVLRSTAHGISSEACADALQSRLPEYDIRLASTPREERELIEHAPIATGTDIDTDLLSSASSLELFACASAGVGHLPLETLAKNGVTVTNASGIHAPNIAEHVLGNLLVFARRLHEGWRRQRNNEWRRFPARELNGSTVTVVGMGAIGERTLELLEPLDVERIGIRNSPEKGGPADEIFGYDSDIHAAFARTDYLVLACPLTDTTEGLINDEVFTTLPPDAVIVNVARGPVVDTDALLAAVQKNAIRGAALDVTDPEPLPQNHPLWDFENVLITPHYSGHTEEYWERHTDIMVRNVERIEAEGYDTEFENQVATPGE
- a CDS encoding fumarylacetoacetate hydrolase family protein, giving the protein MRRVRFRDLAGATRTGVWTDDGIEFGAETYDPDEVDILPPSDPSKIVCIGLNYADHAEEEGMELPDRPMLFLKPPNTVAGHGDTITLPAGKETVEFEAEFGVVIGEQCRNVPENEAMDVVEGFTCINDVSNRDDQRQEQNWIRGKAFDDAAPIGPVVATPDEVPDDARIELRLNGETRQESTIDEFIFSVPELIAEITAYMTLEPGDVISTGTTAGVGALSDGDRVEVEVEGIGTLEHDVREI
- a CDS encoding C-terminal binding protein: MATIAVALTLSSHSNGDHYLAGGIEQIHRLCVRNSFLVSEKHWHRMTHTILVTDFDFPDLSIERDHLSDADIEIAEAQAETEAEVIEAVKDVRPDALLNQYAPITREVFEAGPEIQAVGRYGIGVDTIDLEAATDHDVVALNVPDYCLDEVPTHTMALILSVERRTAQFTAEIESRTWDWTNGRPIYRLRGRTLGLAGFGKIPKEVAKKAEPFGLEPISYDPYVDEAEMAEHGVEKVSLEELLDRSDIISVHTPLTDETREMFDEEAFAAMDDDTVIVNTSRGPTIDVDALHDALSDGELRGAGLDVMPEEPPEDHPLFDLEETVLTPHVAWYSEESIVDMRSTIAGDVVSVLENETPTNPVNEDVL
- a CDS encoding fumarylacetoacetate hydrolase family protein, with product MRYFHVSTDSGQRLIVDHDGTTYDLTAITDSLTSFTGLARTADVVGKSIDELTDQLLTDAEAVTTSLDEPLAPIEAAEVWAAGVTYQISEEARESESGMPEMYLNVYESERPEVFFKATPNRTVGPDEAVGIRTDSDWDVPEPELGIVLYNGEPVGYTIGNDMSSRSIEGENPLYLPQAKVYDRCCSIGPCIVSPETIGDPHDLTLSMTIERDGETVYTGETSTSEMDRTCEELVSYYTRNNSVPEASVLLTGTSLVPPEEFTLQEGDLVTIDIESIGTLSNPVITV
- a CDS encoding SDR family NAD(P)-dependent oxidoreductase, encoding MSRQGTDSHVSVDGKRTVVVGGTSGIGRAIALAFAEDGADVVASSRTQSAVEEVAAELRERGADTIEQCCDVTDRESLIELRDAVVNEFGGVDVLVASPGAIARESITEIADEAWNHVLEIQLTGVHRACQLFEPAIEEGSIITISSMSPQRSMPNLAAYSAAKGGIDAYTRVAAKEFGPDIRVNGLRPGFFLTPQTEDAYAEGSSRRKGVEHQTEVGRIGQPQELAGAAIYLASDSASYTTGEILTVDGGFSNSAFQE
- a CDS encoding zinc-dependent alcohol dehydrogenase — translated: MQALTKTAREYGSMELREYPVPEPGPNEALIEVDYAGLCGSDAGIYKFKSAFERMDLPTITGHEYTGHIVETGDEVTDFEPGDQVVERPIRGCGSCYQCKSGNENVCQDAVITGVDHDGAFAGYISVPESELQAVPDSINPRNAAIVEPTSIAARAVIENSRVRPADRVLVAGPGPIGLLTAQIADAQGGEVLVAGVEQDSSYRLPLARELGFETVDVETEDADAVFENRTDGIGFDVVFDTTGHPSGLTMSADAVRKGGQIVLIALTGETTMSYSPLVRSETDLQCSYASMWEDFERSLRLIDSGVIDCETFVDTRFSVRDEDEAFEAFLAGETCKPVFDLSECRE